The following coding sequences lie in one Takifugu rubripes chromosome 8, fTakRub1.2, whole genome shotgun sequence genomic window:
- the afap1 gene encoding actin filament-associated protein 1 isoform X1 produces the protein MRSEPVLFTSNRAMEELLCELRLFLDLLDREYLSAGVRERKLHLSNILHRVLSEREPSFKPETPSGLPAPPQMPLPEIPQPWLPPNSGPPPLPSSSLPEGYYEEAVPLGPGKAPEYITSHYDSDAMSSSYESYDEEEEDGKGQKMRHQWPSEEASMDLVKDARICAFLLRKKRFGQWTKLLCVIKDNKLLCYKSSKDHTPQMELILSGCSVTHVPKDGKKKKHELKIVHQGADPLVLAVQSKEQAEEWLKVMKEVCVNGNVDLDRVGSGSPVHKPELEKKASCDRPSSDGELTHENGHSDCKDQGKGKKSSKSEQKSGTVGKGAGKTITKIIGLGKKKPSVDEQTSSAEEDVPTCGYLNVLSNNRWRERWCRLKDNQLLLHKDRDDLKSHIASLPLRGCEVSPGLDHKHPFAFRLLRNGQEVAVLEASSSEAMGRWLGVLLAETGSTTDPATLHYDYIDVETTANIIQLAKQSFCFTSKRAVSPNPYLDNPVNGYACPTGMALHYDDVPINGTNLEALNSSSNTGGRQLKEPLHYENTDVYENVPSPELAARCPAKPPPSSSSSSVCSNSHYKTPQGSKVSSKFLSEDTKVKNAVKVKGSKGLTNGLSWKQKVDPKKQVKKSAVNVMNGTGSLKRNGSDADQCKYGKNRVEADARRLQCKEEELMKRKQEIRSHLSQLKKDRRDMKAALETSTGKRSHALLAERLKKTEEECKQKEEECVNLELELTEVKENLKKALSGGVTLGLTIQPKSGSSGLQSPAVSRRTLESSPFSSCDTSDTESCSLPVNSASLLRRQPPGQKPSAVRGHVLRKAKEWEQKNGT, from the exons ATGCGGAGCGAGCCCGTTCTCTTCACTTCCAACAGGG cgatggaggagctgctgtgcgAGCTTCGTCTCTTCCTGGACCTGTTGGACAGGGAGTACCTGAGTGCCGGGGTCCGAGAGAGGAAGCTGCACCTCTCCAACATCCTCCACAGAGTCCTGTCGGAGAGAG AGCCCTCATTCAAGCCGGAGACACCGAGTGGTCTGCCGGCCCCTCCCCAGATGCCCCTTCCTGAGATTCCTCAGCCCTGGCTG cctccGAACAGCGGCCCTCCGCCTCTGCCCAGCTCCTCCCTACCTGAAGGTTACTACGAAGAGGCGGTTCCTTTAGGTCCTGGAAAAGCTCCAGAATACATCACCTCCC ACTACGACTCGGACGCCATGAGCAGCTCCTACGAGTCCTacgatgaagaagaggaggacggcAAAGGTCAGAAGATGCGTCACCAGTGGCCGTCAGAGGAGGCGTCCATGGACTTGGTGAAGGACGCTCGGATCTGCGCCTTCCTGCTGCGTAAGAAGCGCTTCGGCCAGTGGACCAAACTGCTGTGTGTCATCAAAGACAACAAGCTGCTG TGTTACAAGTCCTCCAAAGACCACACCCCCCAGATGGAGCTGATCTTGTCTGGGTGCAGCGTCACGCACGTCCCCAAAGAcggcaagaagaagaagcacgaGCTGAAGAtcgtccaccagggggcagaccCTCTGGTGCTAGCCGTGCAGAGCAAAGAGCAGGCCGAGGAGTGGCTCAAG GTGATGAAAGAAGTTTGCGTTAATGGGAACGTGGATCTGGACCGAGTTGGATCTGGATCCCCGGTTCACAAACCTGAGCTGGAAAAG AAGGCTTCATGTGACAGGCCCAGCTCTGACGGCGAGCTGACTCATGAGAACGGACACAGCGACTGTAAGGACCAAG gaaaaggaaagaagagcTCCAAGTCGGAGCAGAAGAGCGGGACAGTGGGGAAGGGGGCAGGCAAGACCATCACGAAGATCATCGGCCTGGGGAAGAAGAAGCCGTCGGTGGACGAGCAGACGTCGTCGGCGGAGGAGGACGTGCCCACGTGTG GTTACCTTAACGTCCTGTCCAACAACCGCTGGCGGGAGCGCTGGTGCCGCCTGAAGGAcaaccagctgctgctccacaaaGACCGAGACGACCTGAAGAGCCACATCGCCTCGCTGCCCCTGCGCGGCTGCGAGGTCAGCCCCGGCCTCGACCACAAGCACCCGTTTGCCTTCCGCCTGCTGCGTAACGGCCAGGAGGTGGCGGTGCTGGAG GCGTCCTCCTCAGAGGCGATGGGGCGGTGGTTGGGGGTCTTACTGGCTGAGACCGGCTCCACCACTGATCCAGCCACGCTGCACTACGACTACATCGACGTGGAGACAACAGCCAACATCATCCAGCTGGCCAAGCAGTCCTTCTG CTTCACCAGCAAGCGCGCTGTGTCTCCAAACCCTTACCTGGACAACCCGGTCAACGGCTACGCCTGTCCCACTGGGATGGCCCTGCACTATGATGATGTGCCCATTAATGGGACG AACCTGGAGGCGCTAAACTCCAGCTCCAACACTGGGGGGCGCCAGCTGAAAGAGCCGTTACACTATGAGAACACTGACGTGTATGAGAACGTGCCTTCACCTGAGCTGGCTGCTCGCTGTCCTGCAAAAccacctccttcttcttcttcttcttctgtttgctCTAACAGTCACTACAAAACACCTCAAGGCTCTAAAGTCTCCTCTAAGTTTCTGTCTGAGGACACCAAAGTGAAGAACGCAGTgaag GTGAAGGGATCAAAGGGATTGACCAACGGGTTGTCGTGGAAACAGAAGGTGGATCCAAAGAAGCAGGTGAAAAAGAGCGCGGTGAACGTGATGAACGGTACGGGCTCGCTCAAACGCAACGGCTCCG ACGCAGACCAGTGCAAGTACGGGAAGAACCGCGTGGAGGCGGACGCCAGGCGGCTGCAGTgcaaagaggaagagctgatgaagaggaagcaggagatCCGGAGCCACCTGAGCCAGCTGAAGAAGGACAGGAGGGACATGAAAGCAGCTCTGGAAACCTCCACAG GAAAACGTTCCCACGCTTTGCTGGCGGAGCGGCTGAAGAAGACGGAGGAGGAGTGCaaacagaaggaggaggagtgcgtgaacctggagctggagctgaccGAGGTGAAGGAGAACCTGAAGAAAGCTCTGAGTGGAGGCGTCACCCTGGGCCTGACCATCCAGCCCAAATCCGGATCCTCGGGCCTCCAG TCGCCCGCCGTGTCGCGGCGGACTCTCGAGTCCTCGCCGTTTTCCAGCTGCGACACCAGCGACACGGAGTCGTGCTCCCTGCCCGTCAACAGCGCCTCGCTGCTCCGCCGGCAGCCGCCCGGCCAGAAGCCCTCGGCGGTGCGGGGACACGTCCTGAGGAAGGCCAAG gaatGGGAGCAGAAGAACGGCACATAA
- the afap1 gene encoding actin filament-associated protein 1 isoform X3, with translation MRSEPVLFTSNRAMEELLCELRLFLDLLDREYLSAGVRERKLHLSNILHRVLSEREPSFKPETPSGLPAPPQMPLPEIPQPWLPPNSGPPPLPSSSLPEGYYEEAVPLGPGKAPEYITSHYDSDAMSSSYESYDEEEEDGKGQKMRHQWPSEEASMDLVKDARICAFLLRKKRFGQWTKLLCVIKDNKLLCYKSSKDHTPQMELILSGCSVTHVPKDGKKKKHELKIVHQGADPLVLAVQSKEQAEEWLKVMKEVCVNGNVDLDRVGSGSPVHKPELEKKASCDRPSSDGELTHENGHSDCKDQGKGKKSSKSEQKSGTVGKGAGKTITKIIGLGKKKPSVDEQTSSAEEDVPTCGYLNVLSNNRWRERWCRLKDNQLLLHKDRDDLKSHIASLPLRGCEVSPGLDHKHPFAFRLLRNGQEVAVLEASSSEAMGRWLGVLLAETGSTTDPATLHYDYIDVETTANIIQLAKQSFCFTSKRAVSPNPYLDNPVNGYACPTGMALHYDDVPINGTVKGSKGLTNGLSWKQKVDPKKQVKKSAVNVMNGTGSLKRNGSDADQCKYGKNRVEADARRLQCKEEELMKRKQEIRSHLSQLKKDRRDMKAALETSTGKRSHALLAERLKKTEEECKQKEEECVNLELELTEVKENLKKALSGGVTLGLTIQPKSGSSGLQSPAVSRRTLESSPFSSCDTSDTESCSLPVNSASLLRRQPPGQKPSAVRGHVLRKAKEWEQKNGT, from the exons ATGCGGAGCGAGCCCGTTCTCTTCACTTCCAACAGGG cgatggaggagctgctgtgcgAGCTTCGTCTCTTCCTGGACCTGTTGGACAGGGAGTACCTGAGTGCCGGGGTCCGAGAGAGGAAGCTGCACCTCTCCAACATCCTCCACAGAGTCCTGTCGGAGAGAG AGCCCTCATTCAAGCCGGAGACACCGAGTGGTCTGCCGGCCCCTCCCCAGATGCCCCTTCCTGAGATTCCTCAGCCCTGGCTG cctccGAACAGCGGCCCTCCGCCTCTGCCCAGCTCCTCCCTACCTGAAGGTTACTACGAAGAGGCGGTTCCTTTAGGTCCTGGAAAAGCTCCAGAATACATCACCTCCC ACTACGACTCGGACGCCATGAGCAGCTCCTACGAGTCCTacgatgaagaagaggaggacggcAAAGGTCAGAAGATGCGTCACCAGTGGCCGTCAGAGGAGGCGTCCATGGACTTGGTGAAGGACGCTCGGATCTGCGCCTTCCTGCTGCGTAAGAAGCGCTTCGGCCAGTGGACCAAACTGCTGTGTGTCATCAAAGACAACAAGCTGCTG TGTTACAAGTCCTCCAAAGACCACACCCCCCAGATGGAGCTGATCTTGTCTGGGTGCAGCGTCACGCACGTCCCCAAAGAcggcaagaagaagaagcacgaGCTGAAGAtcgtccaccagggggcagaccCTCTGGTGCTAGCCGTGCAGAGCAAAGAGCAGGCCGAGGAGTGGCTCAAG GTGATGAAAGAAGTTTGCGTTAATGGGAACGTGGATCTGGACCGAGTTGGATCTGGATCCCCGGTTCACAAACCTGAGCTGGAAAAG AAGGCTTCATGTGACAGGCCCAGCTCTGACGGCGAGCTGACTCATGAGAACGGACACAGCGACTGTAAGGACCAAG gaaaaggaaagaagagcTCCAAGTCGGAGCAGAAGAGCGGGACAGTGGGGAAGGGGGCAGGCAAGACCATCACGAAGATCATCGGCCTGGGGAAGAAGAAGCCGTCGGTGGACGAGCAGACGTCGTCGGCGGAGGAGGACGTGCCCACGTGTG GTTACCTTAACGTCCTGTCCAACAACCGCTGGCGGGAGCGCTGGTGCCGCCTGAAGGAcaaccagctgctgctccacaaaGACCGAGACGACCTGAAGAGCCACATCGCCTCGCTGCCCCTGCGCGGCTGCGAGGTCAGCCCCGGCCTCGACCACAAGCACCCGTTTGCCTTCCGCCTGCTGCGTAACGGCCAGGAGGTGGCGGTGCTGGAG GCGTCCTCCTCAGAGGCGATGGGGCGGTGGTTGGGGGTCTTACTGGCTGAGACCGGCTCCACCACTGATCCAGCCACGCTGCACTACGACTACATCGACGTGGAGACAACAGCCAACATCATCCAGCTGGCCAAGCAGTCCTTCTG CTTCACCAGCAAGCGCGCTGTGTCTCCAAACCCTTACCTGGACAACCCGGTCAACGGCTACGCCTGTCCCACTGGGATGGCCCTGCACTATGATGATGTGCCCATTAATGGGACG GTGAAGGGATCAAAGGGATTGACCAACGGGTTGTCGTGGAAACAGAAGGTGGATCCAAAGAAGCAGGTGAAAAAGAGCGCGGTGAACGTGATGAACGGTACGGGCTCGCTCAAACGCAACGGCTCCG ACGCAGACCAGTGCAAGTACGGGAAGAACCGCGTGGAGGCGGACGCCAGGCGGCTGCAGTgcaaagaggaagagctgatgaagaggaagcaggagatCCGGAGCCACCTGAGCCAGCTGAAGAAGGACAGGAGGGACATGAAAGCAGCTCTGGAAACCTCCACAG GAAAACGTTCCCACGCTTTGCTGGCGGAGCGGCTGAAGAAGACGGAGGAGGAGTGCaaacagaaggaggaggagtgcgtgaacctggagctggagctgaccGAGGTGAAGGAGAACCTGAAGAAAGCTCTGAGTGGAGGCGTCACCCTGGGCCTGACCATCCAGCCCAAATCCGGATCCTCGGGCCTCCAG TCGCCCGCCGTGTCGCGGCGGACTCTCGAGTCCTCGCCGTTTTCCAGCTGCGACACCAGCGACACGGAGTCGTGCTCCCTGCCCGTCAACAGCGCCTCGCTGCTCCGCCGGCAGCCGCCCGGCCAGAAGCCCTCGGCGGTGCGGGGACACGTCCTGAGGAAGGCCAAG gaatGGGAGCAGAAGAACGGCACATAA
- the afap1 gene encoding actin filament-associated protein 1 isoform X2, protein MMEKEENGKAMEELLCELRLFLDLLDREYLSAGVRERKLHLSNILHRVLSEREPSFKPETPSGLPAPPQMPLPEIPQPWLPPNSGPPPLPSSSLPEGYYEEAVPLGPGKAPEYITSHYDSDAMSSSYESYDEEEEDGKGQKMRHQWPSEEASMDLVKDARICAFLLRKKRFGQWTKLLCVIKDNKLLCYKSSKDHTPQMELILSGCSVTHVPKDGKKKKHELKIVHQGADPLVLAVQSKEQAEEWLKVMKEVCVNGNVDLDRVGSGSPVHKPELEKKASCDRPSSDGELTHENGHSDCKDQGKGKKSSKSEQKSGTVGKGAGKTITKIIGLGKKKPSVDEQTSSAEEDVPTCGYLNVLSNNRWRERWCRLKDNQLLLHKDRDDLKSHIASLPLRGCEVSPGLDHKHPFAFRLLRNGQEVAVLEASSSEAMGRWLGVLLAETGSTTDPATLHYDYIDVETTANIIQLAKQSFCFTSKRAVSPNPYLDNPVNGYACPTGMALHYDDVPINGTNLEALNSSSNTGGRQLKEPLHYENTDVYENVPSPELAARCPAKPPPSSSSSSVCSNSHYKTPQGSKVSSKFLSEDTKVKNAVKVKGSKGLTNGLSWKQKVDPKKQVKKSAVNVMNGTGSLKRNGSDADQCKYGKNRVEADARRLQCKEEELMKRKQEIRSHLSQLKKDRRDMKAALETSTGKRSHALLAERLKKTEEECKQKEEECVNLELELTEVKENLKKALSGGVTLGLTIQPKSGSSGLQSPAVSRRTLESSPFSSCDTSDTESCSLPVNSASLLRRQPPGQKPSAVRGHVLRKAKEWEQKNGT, encoded by the exons cgatggaggagctgctgtgcgAGCTTCGTCTCTTCCTGGACCTGTTGGACAGGGAGTACCTGAGTGCCGGGGTCCGAGAGAGGAAGCTGCACCTCTCCAACATCCTCCACAGAGTCCTGTCGGAGAGAG AGCCCTCATTCAAGCCGGAGACACCGAGTGGTCTGCCGGCCCCTCCCCAGATGCCCCTTCCTGAGATTCCTCAGCCCTGGCTG cctccGAACAGCGGCCCTCCGCCTCTGCCCAGCTCCTCCCTACCTGAAGGTTACTACGAAGAGGCGGTTCCTTTAGGTCCTGGAAAAGCTCCAGAATACATCACCTCCC ACTACGACTCGGACGCCATGAGCAGCTCCTACGAGTCCTacgatgaagaagaggaggacggcAAAGGTCAGAAGATGCGTCACCAGTGGCCGTCAGAGGAGGCGTCCATGGACTTGGTGAAGGACGCTCGGATCTGCGCCTTCCTGCTGCGTAAGAAGCGCTTCGGCCAGTGGACCAAACTGCTGTGTGTCATCAAAGACAACAAGCTGCTG TGTTACAAGTCCTCCAAAGACCACACCCCCCAGATGGAGCTGATCTTGTCTGGGTGCAGCGTCACGCACGTCCCCAAAGAcggcaagaagaagaagcacgaGCTGAAGAtcgtccaccagggggcagaccCTCTGGTGCTAGCCGTGCAGAGCAAAGAGCAGGCCGAGGAGTGGCTCAAG GTGATGAAAGAAGTTTGCGTTAATGGGAACGTGGATCTGGACCGAGTTGGATCTGGATCCCCGGTTCACAAACCTGAGCTGGAAAAG AAGGCTTCATGTGACAGGCCCAGCTCTGACGGCGAGCTGACTCATGAGAACGGACACAGCGACTGTAAGGACCAAG gaaaaggaaagaagagcTCCAAGTCGGAGCAGAAGAGCGGGACAGTGGGGAAGGGGGCAGGCAAGACCATCACGAAGATCATCGGCCTGGGGAAGAAGAAGCCGTCGGTGGACGAGCAGACGTCGTCGGCGGAGGAGGACGTGCCCACGTGTG GTTACCTTAACGTCCTGTCCAACAACCGCTGGCGGGAGCGCTGGTGCCGCCTGAAGGAcaaccagctgctgctccacaaaGACCGAGACGACCTGAAGAGCCACATCGCCTCGCTGCCCCTGCGCGGCTGCGAGGTCAGCCCCGGCCTCGACCACAAGCACCCGTTTGCCTTCCGCCTGCTGCGTAACGGCCAGGAGGTGGCGGTGCTGGAG GCGTCCTCCTCAGAGGCGATGGGGCGGTGGTTGGGGGTCTTACTGGCTGAGACCGGCTCCACCACTGATCCAGCCACGCTGCACTACGACTACATCGACGTGGAGACAACAGCCAACATCATCCAGCTGGCCAAGCAGTCCTTCTG CTTCACCAGCAAGCGCGCTGTGTCTCCAAACCCTTACCTGGACAACCCGGTCAACGGCTACGCCTGTCCCACTGGGATGGCCCTGCACTATGATGATGTGCCCATTAATGGGACG AACCTGGAGGCGCTAAACTCCAGCTCCAACACTGGGGGGCGCCAGCTGAAAGAGCCGTTACACTATGAGAACACTGACGTGTATGAGAACGTGCCTTCACCTGAGCTGGCTGCTCGCTGTCCTGCAAAAccacctccttcttcttcttcttcttctgtttgctCTAACAGTCACTACAAAACACCTCAAGGCTCTAAAGTCTCCTCTAAGTTTCTGTCTGAGGACACCAAAGTGAAGAACGCAGTgaag GTGAAGGGATCAAAGGGATTGACCAACGGGTTGTCGTGGAAACAGAAGGTGGATCCAAAGAAGCAGGTGAAAAAGAGCGCGGTGAACGTGATGAACGGTACGGGCTCGCTCAAACGCAACGGCTCCG ACGCAGACCAGTGCAAGTACGGGAAGAACCGCGTGGAGGCGGACGCCAGGCGGCTGCAGTgcaaagaggaagagctgatgaagaggaagcaggagatCCGGAGCCACCTGAGCCAGCTGAAGAAGGACAGGAGGGACATGAAAGCAGCTCTGGAAACCTCCACAG GAAAACGTTCCCACGCTTTGCTGGCGGAGCGGCTGAAGAAGACGGAGGAGGAGTGCaaacagaaggaggaggagtgcgtgaacctggagctggagctgaccGAGGTGAAGGAGAACCTGAAGAAAGCTCTGAGTGGAGGCGTCACCCTGGGCCTGACCATCCAGCCCAAATCCGGATCCTCGGGCCTCCAG TCGCCCGCCGTGTCGCGGCGGACTCTCGAGTCCTCGCCGTTTTCCAGCTGCGACACCAGCGACACGGAGTCGTGCTCCCTGCCCGTCAACAGCGCCTCGCTGCTCCGCCGGCAGCCGCCCGGCCAGAAGCCCTCGGCGGTGCGGGGACACGTCCTGAGGAAGGCCAAG gaatGGGAGCAGAAGAACGGCACATAA